ATTGCTGCTTTTTTAGTACATATAATCTGCAATCCGTCTTTGCCTTAACTGTTGCTGAACGAGGTTTATCGGTCAAAATTGCCATTTCACCAAAGAATGATGATTCACCAAGTTCTGATAAAACGAGAATAAGGTCCCCGCGCGTCAAGAACACCTCAACCTTGCCAGATTCAATTATAAACATCTCATCCCCGGTAGTTCCTTCTTTAATAATCACAGTGTCCTGAGCAACCTCTCTTGGCTCCCACTTCACCATCAACCAGTTTATCTC
This genomic interval from candidate division WOR-3 bacterium contains the following:
- a CDS encoding cyclic nucleotide-binding domain-containing protein — protein: MKDFSKVALFKYLSAQEINWLMVKWEPREVAQDTVIIKEGTTGDEMFIIESGKVEVFLTRGDLILVLSELGESSFFGEMAILTDKPRSATVKAKTDCRLYVLKKQQFMDIINENPKVAAKFLLAMGEDLSHRIMTTNANLENYFLINRAIVDNESFRNLYILTHKAPSSSG